From the genome of Pieris rapae chromosome 5, ilPieRapa1.1, whole genome shotgun sequence, one region includes:
- the LOC110996328 gene encoding tubulin beta-1 chain — MREIVHIQAGQCGNQIGAKFWEIISDEHGIDPTGAYHGDSDLQLERINVYYNEASGGKYVPRAILVDLEPGTMDSVRSGPFGQIFRPDNFVFGQSGAGNNWAKGHYTEGAELVDSVLDVVRKEAESCDCLQGFQLTHSLGGGTGSGMGTLLISKIREEYPDRIMNTYSVVPSPKVSDTVVEPYNATLSVHQLVENTDETYCIDNEALYDICFRTLKLSTPTYGDLNHLVSLTMSGVTTCLRFPGQLNADLRKLAVNMVPFPRLHFFMPGFAPLTSRGSQQYRALTVPELTQQMFDAKNMMAACDPRHGRYLTVAAIFRGRMSMKEVDEQMLNIQNKNSSYFVEWIPNNVKTAVCDIPPRGLKMAATFIGNSTAIQELFKRISEQFTAMFRRKAFLHWYTGEGMDEMEFTEAESNMNDLVSEYQQYQEATADEDAEFDEEQEQEIEEN; from the exons atgagGGAAATCGTGCATATTCAGGCTGGTCAGTGCGGTAACCAAATCGGTGCTAAG TTCTGGGAGATTATCTCTGATGAACACGGCATCGACCCCACTGGTGCCTACCACGGAGACTCAGACTTGCAACTAGAACGCATCAATGTCTATTACAATGAAGCTTCTGGCGGCAAGTATGTGCCCCGCGCCATCCTTGTCGACCTCGAGCCTGGCACCATGGACTCGGTCCGGTCTGGACCTTTTGGACAAATCTTTAGACCTGACAATTTTGTGTTTGGACAGTCTGGTGCAGGAAACAACTGGGCTAAGGGACATTACACAGAGGGCGCTGAGCTCGTAGATTCAGTTTTAGATGTAGTACGAAAAGAAGCAGAATCCTGTGATTGTCTCCAAGGTTTCCAACTCACACACTCCCTTGGTGGTGGTACCGGATCCGGTATGGGTACCCTACTTATCTCCAAAATCAGAGAAGAATACCCCGACAGAATCATGAACACATACTCAGTAGTACCATCACCTAAAGTATCAGATACAGTAGTAGAACCTTACAATGCCACATTATCAGTACACCAACTTGTAGAAAACACAGATGAGACTTATTGTATTGACAACGAGGCTCTCTATGACATCTGCTTCCGCACGCTCAAACTCTCGACACCCACGTACGGTGACCTCAACCACCTCGTGTCGCTCACCATGTCTGGCGTGACCACCTGCCTGCGGTTCCCAGGTCAGTTGAATGCGGATCTCCGCAAGCTGGCCGTGAACATGGTTCCCTTCCCTCGTCTCCACTTCTTCATGCCCGGCTTTGCACCACTGACGTCACGCGGCAGCCAGCAATACAGAGCCCTCACCGTACCAGAACTGACCCAACAGATGTTCGATGCCAAGAACATGATGGCTGCCTGCGACCCACGACATGGCCGCTACCTCACGGTCGCCGCCATCTTCCGTGGCCGCATGTCCATGAAGGAGGTTGACGAGCAGATGCTTAACATTCAGAACAAGAACTCGTCCTACTTCGTAGAATGGATCCCCAACAACGTGAAGACTGCCGTGTGTGACATCCCACCACGTGGTCTCAAGATGGCCGCCACCTTCATCGGTAACTCCACCGCCATTCAAGAGCTGTTCAAGCGTATCTCGGAACAGTTCACAGCTATGTTCAGACGTAAGGCTTTCTTGCATTGGTACACTGGCGAGGGTATGGACGAGATGGAGTTCACTGAGGCGGAGAGCAACATGAACGACTTGGTCTCAGAGTACCAACAGTACCAGGAGGCCACCGCCGACGAGGACGCCGAGTTCGACGAGGAACAAGAGCAGGAGATCGAGGAGAACTAA
- the LOC110996330 gene encoding tubulin beta-1 chain — MREIVHLQAGQCGNQIGAKFWEIISDEHGIDPTGAYHGDSDLQLERINVYYNEASGGKYVPRAILVDLEPGTMDSVRSGPFGQIFRPDNFVFGQSGAGNNWAKGHYTEGAELVDSVLDVVRKEAESCDCLQGFQLTHSLGGGTGSGMGTLLISKIREEYPDRIMNTYSVVPSPKVSDTVVEPYNATLSVHQLVENTDETYCIDNEALYDICFRTLKLSTPTYGDLNHLVSLTMSGVTTCLRFPGQLNADLRKLAVNMVPFPRLHFFMPGFAPLTSRGSRQYRALTVPELTQQMFDAKNMMAACDPRHGRYLTVAAIFRGRMSMKEVDEQMLNIQNKNSSYFVEWIPNNVKTAVCDIPPRGLKMAATFIGNSTAIQELFKRISEQFTAMFRRKAFLHWYTGEGMDEMEFTEAESNMNDLVSEYQQYQEATADEDAEFDEEQEHELEDH, encoded by the exons atgagGGAAATCGTACATCTCCAAGCGGGTCAATGCGGTAACCAGATCGGAGCTAAA TTCTGGGAGATCATCTCTGACGAGCATGGCATTGACCCTACCGGCGCCTACCACGGTGACTCCGACCTTCAACTGGAACGTATCAACGTCTACTACAATGAAGCCTCTGGGGGCAAATATGTGCCTCGTGCCATTCTCGTTGACCTCGAGCCTGGCACCATGGACTCTGTCCGTTCTGGGCCTTTTGGACAAATCTTTAGACCTGACAATTTTGTGTTTGGACAGTCTGGTGCAGGAAACAACTGGGCCAAGGGACATTACACAGAGGGCGCTGAGCTCGTAGATTCAGTTTTAGATGTAGTACGAAAAGAAGCAGAATCCTGTGATTGCCTTCAAGGTTTCCAACTCACACACTCCCTCGGTGGTGGTACCGGATCCGGTATGGGAACCCTTCTCATCTCCAAAATCAGAGAAGAATACCCCGACAGAATCATGAACACATACTCAGTTGTACCATCGCCCAAAGTATCAGACACAGTAGTTGAACCATACAACGCGACTCTCTCAGTTCACCAGCTCGTAGAAAACACAGACGAAACATACTGTATTGACAACGAAGCCCTATACGATATCTGCTTCCGCACACTTAAATTGTCCACACCCACCTATGGTGATCTCAACCACTTAGTGTCCCTCACAATGTCCGGTGTCACAACTTGCCTTAGGTTCCCCGGTCAGTTGAACGCTGACCTCCGTAAATTGGCTGTCAACATGGTACCTTTCCCACGTCTTCACTTCTTCATGCCCGGTTTCGCTCCTCTCACATCTCGTGGCAGCAGACAATACCGAGCACTTACCGTACCAGAACTGACCCAGCAAATGTTTGATGCTAAGAACATGATGGCTGCCTGCGACCCACGTCATGGCCGTTACCTCACCGTCGCCGCTATTTTCCGTGGTCGCATGTCCATGAAGGAGGTTGACGAGCAGATGCTTAACATTCAGAACAAGAACTCGTCCTACTTCGTAGAATGGATCCCCAACAACGTCAAGACTGCCGTGTGTGACATCCCACCACGTGGTCTCAAGATGGCCGCCACCTTCATCGGTAACTCCACCGCCATTCAAGAGCTGTTCAAGCGTATCTCGGAGCAGTTCACCGCTATGTTCAGGCGTAAGGCTTTCTTGCATTGGTACACTGGGGAGGGTATGGACGAGATGGAATTCACTGAGGCGGAGAGCAACATGAACGACTTGGTCTCAGAGTACCAACAGTACCAGGAGGCTACCGCCGACGAAGACGCCGAGTTCGACGAGGAACAAGAGCACGAGCTCGAAGACCACTAG